One genomic window of Leptospira paudalimensis includes the following:
- a CDS encoding tetratricopeptide repeat protein, with the protein MVSDKMKSVLVHYNQGLTLYKSRKFAEAKEEFKKALAIHPGDGPSKLYIERCDDYIADPPPEDWDGVYNMKTK; encoded by the coding sequence ATCGTTAGTGATAAAATGAAGTCAGTGCTTGTGCATTATAACCAAGGACTTACTTTGTACAAATCTCGTAAATTTGCAGAAGCAAAAGAAGAATTCAAAAAAGCATTAGCGATCCATCCTGGAGACGGTCCTTCCAAACTTTATATTGAACGTTGCGATGATTACATCGCAGATCCTCCTCCTGAAGATTGGGATGGAGTATATAACATGAAAACGAAATAG
- a CDS encoding cupin domain-containing protein has product MGYFHQKNPTIIPVPGNKTIEEHFGIPSTSTKEVSIAHMIAPPGWGEPFQTPNFDEWTLMVRGKKQIEVDGEVLVLSAGESILIQKGSKVRYSNPFSEDAEYWSLCKPAFTIEAVNREEE; this is encoded by the coding sequence ATGGGATATTTTCATCAAAAAAATCCAACGATCATTCCAGTCCCTGGGAATAAAACAATTGAGGAACATTTTGGAATCCCATCGACAAGTACAAAGGAAGTATCAATTGCACATATGATTGCACCTCCAGGTTGGGGTGAACCTTTTCAGACACCTAACTTTGATGAGTGGACACTTATGGTTAGGGGCAAAAAACAGATTGAAGTTGATGGCGAAGTTTTAGTTTTATCTGCAGGGGAATCTATCTTAATCCAAAAAGGATCAAAAGTTCGTTATTCGAATCCATTCTCGGAGGACGCTGAGTATTGGTCTCTTTGTAAACCTGCTTTTACGATAGAAGCAGTCAATCGAGAAGAAGAATAA
- a CDS encoding PP2C family protein-serine/threonine phosphatase yields MSPEEKPNVDLSFLKKEMKKVEFGPDTLVIEQYSLGDSFYFIESGRVEVWKYLDETKQEILVIGDLIAGDYFGEISLIDSAPRTVNITTKEKSTLYTLTRVDFHRLIQTSPELTLTLLKLLTARIRNAEQRENQVLIQKNKELRLQNETLEMMVKERTAKLTQSLKIIQEDLETAKTIQRNILPLGLKHIAHLDFASKFEPMAEVGGDIFDVIRLEKSKIRLFLADAIGHGVQAALITMAIKAEYDHIKHSVTNPSDVLYALNQIFIDRYGKKSNQFTAVIVDLNLEENKLVYSSAGHNEPYVLNQSEILALSESGLMLGLEKDVEYTDNTVPFRLGDRLFMISDGYLEQENEDGNFLGESKLLSSFLSARSLGLSLADTVNLLMEQFHNFRGKISMMDDVTILGIGTSYDLGV; encoded by the coding sequence ATGAGTCCTGAAGAAAAACCAAACGTCGATTTAAGTTTCCTAAAAAAGGAAATGAAAAAAGTAGAGTTTGGTCCTGATACTTTGGTGATTGAACAGTATTCGTTAGGTGATTCATTTTATTTTATTGAATCTGGTCGAGTAGAAGTTTGGAAATACTTAGACGAAACAAAACAAGAGATTTTAGTAATAGGTGATTTAATCGCAGGCGATTATTTTGGAGAGATTTCACTAATCGATTCTGCTCCAAGGACAGTCAATATAACAACAAAAGAAAAATCTACTTTATACACATTAACTCGTGTTGATTTTCACCGACTGATCCAAACAAGTCCAGAATTGACTTTAACTCTCTTAAAGTTATTAACTGCAAGGATACGCAATGCGGAACAAAGGGAAAACCAAGTCCTCATACAGAAAAATAAAGAGTTACGTTTGCAAAATGAAACATTGGAAATGATGGTTAAGGAAAGAACTGCAAAGCTCACCCAATCATTAAAAATCATCCAAGAAGATTTGGAAACTGCCAAAACTATACAGAGAAATATCTTACCACTTGGCTTAAAACACATTGCTCATTTAGATTTTGCCTCCAAGTTTGAGCCGATGGCTGAGGTAGGTGGTGATATATTTGATGTCATTCGATTAGAAAAATCCAAAATTCGATTGTTTTTGGCTGATGCAATTGGGCATGGAGTGCAAGCAGCACTCATCACTATGGCAATCAAAGCTGAGTATGATCATATCAAACACAGTGTTACCAATCCATCGGATGTGTTGTATGCATTGAACCAGATTTTCATCGATCGTTATGGAAAAAAATCGAATCAATTTACTGCTGTCATTGTTGATTTGAATTTGGAAGAAAATAAACTCGTTTATTCCTCAGCCGGTCATAATGAACCATATGTTCTCAATCAATCAGAGATATTGGCATTAAGTGAATCTGGATTAATGTTAGGTCTCGAAAAGGATGTAGAATATACAGATAATACGGTCCCATTTCGGCTTGGAGATCGATTGTTTATGATATCTGATGGTTATTTGGAACAAGAAAATGAAGATGGAAATTTTCTAGGGGAATCCAAATTGCTTTCCAGTTTTTTGTCTGCTAGGAGTTTGGGATTAAGTTTAGCTGACACTGTAAATTTGCTAATGGAACAGTTTCATAACTTTAGGGGAAAAATCTCTATGATGGATGATGTTACCATTTTGGGAATCGGCACCTCGTATGATTTAGGAGTTTAA
- a CDS encoding HDOD domain-containing protein: MASPKAVSLEFKRELGLHTNIEDINHPIVENTPFHFKFFQITDEVENTLYQTLDRFLLQLDLIIVRDSVLAAMKETVTNAIKANAKRVFFKNNSTDITDEKEYESIINEFKSTYIENRDEIEESLQKNNYGVFVSFIHNRSLMRIRIMNNVQLTPIEAERIKERISKAKTYNDLADAFMDMSNDQEGAGLGLIMTLMMLKNDGLGESAFKFESGENKTVFMIDIPAKVSKENQQLEKIDHIVSQIDNLPTFPKSIKDIQDAIDKPNSSIGTIAEMIKRDIALSANILKLSNSAAFRRGGRVESLDRAIQLIGLKELQTLLYSLATKQMLEDKFPAFTAIWEKSNESAFYCKSIGQRMELNKSDLSNLIAASLLHDIGEILLLSFDKHHMNKIKTFSTSREIASTISMEESAIGITHSKLGAMVGEKWGFPILYTKAMEYHHRPLLVDDVYIDIIYPIYLSDMMIAINAKEAKSSEIPAEILKVCKFQSKSEFDSFRTKIKEQYSAD; this comes from the coding sequence ATGGCTAGTCCAAAAGCTGTTTCATTAGAGTTCAAACGTGAATTGGGCCTTCATACCAATATTGAAGATATCAATCATCCTATTGTTGAAAATACTCCTTTCCATTTTAAATTTTTTCAAATCACTGATGAAGTAGAAAATACATTATACCAAACTCTTGATCGATTTTTATTACAATTGGACCTAATTATTGTTAGAGATTCGGTTCTCGCAGCAATGAAAGAAACTGTTACGAATGCAATCAAAGCCAATGCCAAACGTGTATTTTTTAAAAATAATTCAACAGACATTACCGATGAAAAAGAATACGAATCTATAATTAATGAATTCAAATCTACTTATATTGAAAACAGAGATGAGATAGAAGAATCTCTTCAAAAAAATAACTACGGTGTTTTCGTATCCTTTATCCATAATAGAAGTTTAATGCGAATTCGAATTATGAATAATGTCCAGTTGACACCTATCGAAGCTGAGAGAATCAAAGAAAGAATATCTAAGGCTAAAACATACAATGATTTAGCGGATGCTTTTATGGATATGTCAAACGATCAGGAAGGTGCAGGCCTTGGTCTTATCATGACTCTCATGATGTTAAAAAATGATGGTCTTGGTGAATCAGCTTTTAAGTTTGAATCTGGCGAAAACAAGACAGTATTTATGATTGATATTCCTGCAAAAGTTTCTAAGGAAAATCAACAGTTAGAGAAAATAGATCATATAGTTTCTCAAATCGACAATCTCCCTACGTTCCCTAAATCGATCAAAGATATTCAGGACGCAATCGACAAACCAAATTCCAGTATTGGAACCATTGCTGAAATGATCAAACGTGATATTGCATTATCAGCTAATATCTTAAAACTCTCTAATTCAGCTGCATTTAGAAGAGGAGGTAGGGTAGAAAGTTTAGATCGTGCCATTCAGTTAATTGGTCTAAAAGAATTACAAACTCTTTTGTATAGTTTGGCAACCAAACAAATGTTAGAAGATAAGTTCCCTGCGTTTACAGCAATTTGGGAAAAATCAAATGAATCGGCATTTTATTGTAAGTCAATTGGCCAAAGGATGGAGTTAAACAAATCAGACCTCAGTAACTTAATTGCGGCATCACTCTTACATGACATTGGCGAAATATTGTTGTTATCATTTGACAAACACCACATGAACAAAATCAAAACGTTTTCAACTTCGCGTGAAATTGCCTCAACAATTAGTATGGAAGAGTCTGCGATAGGAATCACTCATTCTAAATTAGGAGCAATGGTAGGTGAAAAATGGGGTTTCCCTATCCTTTATACAAAGGCAATGGAATACCACCATCGACCACTACTGGTAGATGATGTGTATATTGATATTATTTATCCTATTTATCTAAGTGATATGATGATTGCCATCAATGCAAAGGAAGCTAAGTCCTCTGAAATTCCTGCGGAGATTCTCAAGGTATGTAAGTTCCAATCTAAATCAGAGTTTGATTCGTTTCGTACAAAAATTAAAGAACAATACTCAGCAGACTAA
- a CDS encoding bactofilin family protein, with protein sequence MSKKEMQPTITEHGVIATILGKETAFSGTLAFKKPLQISGDFTGEIISDGYLVISEGARVKANIKAGTVVVGGTIIGNVTATQRLEMLSTGKVQGNIRTAKLQIADGVIFDGNCEMLSNDET encoded by the coding sequence ATGTCAAAAAAAGAAATGCAACCTACCATCACAGAACACGGAGTCATTGCCACCATCTTAGGAAAGGAAACTGCTTTTAGCGGAACCTTAGCTTTTAAAAAACCACTTCAAATCTCTGGTGATTTCACTGGTGAAATCATATCAGATGGTTATTTAGTGATCAGCGAAGGTGCTCGTGTAAAAGCAAATATCAAAGCGGGAACCGTTGTCGTTGGTGGTACCATCATTGGAAACGTGACTGCAACTCAAAGATTAGAGATGTTATCAACAGGAAAAGTCCAAGGCAACATTCGCACTGCAAAATTACAAATAGCAGATGGAGTTATTTTTGATGGTAACTGCGAAATGTTGAGTAACGACGAGACTTAG
- a CDS encoding TSUP family transporter encodes MSIGILFLLLGIGAGVLGGLVGIGGGILLVPALVYFFDFNQKLAQGTTLAAMVPPIGIVAAYIYYTRGETNLFAAALISVGFILGSIFGAGAASKIDTSVLSRFFGIFTVIVGLKMVFFPK; translated from the coding sequence ATGAGTATCGGAATTTTATTTTTACTATTAGGAATTGGAGCGGGAGTTCTCGGAGGACTCGTTGGGATTGGTGGTGGTATTTTATTAGTTCCTGCTCTTGTGTATTTTTTTGACTTCAATCAAAAATTAGCACAAGGTACAACATTAGCTGCGATGGTACCACCAATTGGAATCGTGGCAGCTTACATATATTATACGAGAGGAGAAACAAATTTATTTGCTGCAGCTCTCATTAGTGTAGGATTTATATTAGGGAGTATCTTTGGTGCAGGGGCAGCTTCAAAAATCGATACGAGTGTACTTTCTCGATTTTTTGGAATCTTCACGGTGATCGTTGGGCTTAAAATGGTATTTTTCCCGAAATAA
- the acpS gene encoding holo-ACP synthase, protein MLSVGNDIVENERIRELLQKHGDRFLKRVFTDDEVEYCHKHKDPVPFLAGRFACKEAVIKALNLEPGEVADMREIELAGTNFGKKTLVIHGKTEKFFREKGFTGSSVSISHADHYSTAVVVFYKELK, encoded by the coding sequence ATGTTATCAGTCGGGAACGACATTGTCGAAAACGAACGAATTCGAGAATTATTACAAAAACATGGGGATCGGTTTTTGAAACGAGTTTTCACCGATGATGAGGTTGAATACTGTCACAAACACAAAGACCCAGTGCCTTTTTTGGCTGGAAGATTTGCCTGTAAAGAAGCGGTCATCAAAGCCCTGAACTTGGAACCTGGTGAGGTTGCCGATATGCGCGAGATTGAGCTAGCTGGAACCAATTTTGGGAAAAAAACGCTAGTCATCCATGGGAAAACTGAGAAGTTTTTCCGTGAGAAAGGATTTACGGGTAGTTCGGTGTCCATTAGCCATGCTGACCACTATTCAACCGCCGTTGTCGTATTCTATAAGGAGCTCAAATGA
- the msrA gene encoding peptide-methionine (S)-S-oxide reductase MsrA, translating to MYPLPYFPILAMAVFYLFCGPVTETSKVESVPLTTKPGQKIAVFAEGCFWCSEHIFESIPGVVNVTSGYAGGHTDNPTYESVNTETTGHAESVFIIYDPSKVSYAELCRVFFLSHDPTTKDRQGPDVGSSYRSILFYSNDEEFKTAKEIQKEIQSKNIWKGNFVTEFQKLKHFYRAEGYHQDFIQNNPNQSYVLAVSITRYNEFEKRYQAYQKTLRFNSLP from the coding sequence ATGTACCCTCTTCCTTACTTTCCAATTTTGGCAATGGCTGTTTTTTATTTGTTTTGCGGTCCTGTTACGGAAACTTCGAAGGTGGAGTCAGTGCCACTGACCACAAAACCAGGTCAAAAAATTGCAGTATTTGCCGAAGGTTGTTTTTGGTGTTCCGAACATATTTTTGAATCCATTCCTGGTGTAGTCAATGTGACTTCTGGTTATGCAGGTGGACACACAGATAACCCAACTTACGAATCAGTAAATACAGAAACAACTGGTCATGCGGAATCAGTATTCATCATATACGATCCATCTAAAGTGAGTTATGCGGAATTATGTAGAGTATTTTTTCTCTCACATGACCCAACAACAAAAGACAGGCAAGGACCAGATGTTGGGTCTTCCTACCGTTCCATACTCTTTTATTCCAATGATGAAGAATTTAAAACAGCAAAGGAAATCCAAAAAGAAATCCAATCAAAGAACATTTGGAAAGGAAATTTTGTAACAGAATTTCAAAAGTTAAAACATTTTTATCGAGCTGAAGGATATCACCAAGATTTTATTCAAAACAATCCCAATCAATCGTATGTTTTAGCTGTATCCATTACGAGATATAATGAATTTGAAAAACGATACCAAGCTTATCAAAAAACTTTGAGGTTCAATTCTCTACCATAA
- a CDS encoding SMP-30/gluconolactonase/LRE family protein, with amino-acid sequence MKLLQIKILFLIGFISCRTFSPVAYEPPLKPEPVGIYEPNTELQKAILLAIGKVKGLESLDVDSDGNIYGGDKDGRIIRITLKGEIKTIAKTSGRPLGIQFDKVGNLIIADAYKGLLSMDKSGKITTLVSEYKGVPFKFTDDLDIAQDGKIYFTDASIYEQKEYLYDLLEARPYGRVFVYDPKTKETQLLLQDLYFANGISLSKNEDFLLVNETYRYRITKLWLKGPKKGTSEVLIENLPGFPDNITRNENGEFWVALFTVRNDRMDNMHPSPVVKKMIYFLPKFLWPKAQPYGYAMKIDGNGKVLMTVQDPTGEHLKDVTSVIEKKRQLYIGSLYNDRVGIYVLP; translated from the coding sequence ATGAAACTATTACAAATCAAAATTTTATTTTTGATAGGATTTATTTCCTGTCGTACTTTTTCTCCTGTTGCATATGAACCTCCCCTCAAACCAGAACCAGTTGGGATTTATGAGCCAAATACGGAATTACAAAAGGCAATCCTCCTAGCCATCGGAAAAGTAAAAGGTCTTGAGTCACTTGATGTTGACTCTGATGGAAATATTTATGGTGGAGATAAAGATGGTCGCATCATCAGAATTACTCTCAAAGGGGAAATCAAAACAATTGCTAAAACTTCTGGTAGACCACTTGGAATTCAATTTGATAAAGTAGGTAACTTAATCATTGCTGATGCCTATAAAGGATTATTATCTATGGATAAGTCCGGTAAAATTACTACTTTAGTTTCTGAATACAAAGGAGTACCATTCAAGTTCACAGACGATTTGGATATTGCACAAGATGGAAAAATTTATTTTACAGATGCATCTATTTACGAACAAAAAGAATATCTATATGATTTATTAGAAGCAAGACCTTATGGTCGTGTTTTTGTTTACGATCCAAAAACAAAGGAAACTCAGTTATTACTCCAAGATTTGTATTTTGCAAATGGGATCAGTTTGTCAAAAAATGAAGATTTCCTTTTGGTGAATGAAACATATCGATATCGGATCACTAAACTTTGGTTAAAGGGACCCAAAAAAGGAACTTCGGAAGTTTTAATTGAGAATTTACCGGGTTTTCCAGACAACATCACTCGAAATGAAAACGGAGAGTTCTGGGTAGCATTGTTTACGGTAAGAAATGACAGAATGGACAATATGCACCCATCTCCCGTAGTGAAAAAAATGATCTATTTTTTACCAAAGTTTTTATGGCCTAAAGCTCAACCTTATGGTTACGCAATGAAGATCGATGGGAATGGTAAAGTTTTAATGACAGTACAAGACCCTACTGGGGAACATTTGAAAGATGTAACTAGTGTCATTGAAAAGAAACGCCAATTGTACATTGGAAGTTTGTACAATGATCGAGTGGGAATATATGTACTACCTTAG
- a CDS encoding SDR family NAD(P)-dependent oxidoreductase gives MSQIILVTGATDGIGRVCAHSFAKSQNELILVGRNPEKLSALVYSLQVHGVKVHSYVCDLSLAKETFALTEKIRNNHPKIDVLLNNAGAYFDKRTLTNEGLESTFALNHLNYFIMALGLLPSLKNANQARIINVASRAHEGVSLDFKDIFGESNYSGWKQYQRSKLMNIYFTYELAERLNQTKITVNCLHPGFVKTKFGQNNDGLAKVLITFAQNIFAISEEKGAETSIYLATEPSLSTVSGKYFVKKKTKNSSPVSYDKTVRRNLWTYTEDLLKHKFSFRFPGN, from the coding sequence ATGAGTCAAATTATTTTAGTAACAGGTGCAACTGATGGCATTGGAAGAGTTTGTGCACATTCATTTGCAAAATCTCAGAATGAATTGATTTTGGTTGGACGAAATCCAGAAAAATTATCTGCACTAGTATATAGTCTACAAGTACATGGTGTGAAGGTTCATTCCTATGTTTGTGATTTGTCGCTTGCAAAAGAAACGTTTGCATTAACGGAAAAAATACGGAATAATCATCCTAAAATAGATGTTTTGCTCAACAATGCGGGTGCGTATTTTGATAAACGAACTCTCACTAACGAAGGATTAGAATCTACTTTTGCTTTAAACCATTTAAACTATTTTATTATGGCTCTTGGATTATTGCCCTCACTTAAGAATGCAAACCAAGCACGTATTATCAATGTTGCGTCACGTGCTCATGAAGGTGTATCTTTGGATTTTAAAGATATATTTGGTGAATCAAATTATTCTGGGTGGAAACAATACCAAAGATCCAAATTGATGAATATTTATTTCACGTATGAATTGGCTGAAAGACTAAACCAAACAAAAATTACTGTGAACTGTTTGCATCCAGGATTTGTGAAAACCAAATTTGGACAGAATAATGATGGGCTTGCAAAAGTATTAATCACGTTTGCACAGAATATTTTTGCTATTTCGGAAGAGAAAGGTGCTGAAACTTCCATTTACCTTGCAACAGAACCTAGCTTAAGCACTGTTTCTGGGAAATACTTTGTAAAAAAGAAAACAAAGAATAGTTCTCCCGTTTCCTATGATAAAACAGTCAGAAGGAATTTATGGACCTATACAGAAGACCTGCTGAAACATAAATTTTCTTTTAGGTTCCCTGGAAATTAG
- a CDS encoding trimeric intracellular cation channel family protein, with protein MDFSFSYYIGLAGIMVFAISGAVAALEHKEHHHDVFSVFFTGFITAIGGGTLRDITLGNYPVSWVKDENILWAIFLGFLLVIFFPKSLTKLRSELFLFDTLGIGIYTVLGTRIALDHGVNFFASALLGMISAIFGGVIRDTLMNEVPFIFRKEIYATACLAGSILYLVLHSFQLDGNLNLSLSASVVVIIRIIAVKYNLGLPKIKIF; from the coding sequence ATGGATTTTAGCTTTTCTTATTACATTGGACTTGCGGGTATCATGGTTTTTGCGATCTCTGGAGCTGTTGCCGCTTTGGAACACAAAGAACACCATCATGATGTTTTTAGTGTTTTTTTTACTGGTTTTATCACAGCGATCGGGGGTGGGACATTACGAGATATCACACTTGGAAACTATCCCGTTTCTTGGGTTAAAGATGAAAACATTTTGTGGGCAATTTTTCTAGGTTTTTTACTCGTCATTTTTTTTCCAAAAAGTTTGACCAAACTCCGAAGTGAACTCTTTTTATTTGATACCTTAGGAATTGGAATCTATACTGTGCTTGGAACAAGAATTGCTCTCGACCATGGTGTGAATTTTTTTGCTTCAGCATTACTAGGAATGATATCTGCAATCTTTGGTGGTGTGATACGAGACACACTCATGAACGAAGTGCCATTTATTTTCCGAAAAGAAATATACGCTACTGCTTGTTTGGCGGGATCCATCTTGTATCTTGTTTTACATTCATTCCAATTAGATGGTAATCTAAACTTAAGTCTTTCTGCAAGTGTAGTTGTCATCATTCGAATCATCGCAGTGAAATATAATTTAGGATTACCTAAGATTAAAATTTTTTGA
- a CDS encoding acyltransferase, producing the protein MGLIIAYILFLLNLLWIIPTMYPLYIWKLLTTGSVRRFGDRLLVKVGEAWIENNYRISRFLYGVQFEVVGENFKNLNTNGSYMIICNHQSWSDIYIIQSVLNRKIPLIRFFIKDSLKYVPVLGHAWLALDFPFVKRSSREQLKKNPELATKDLENVKKVCEKFNGMPFSILNFLEGHRRTPERMAKLLKKNPYKHLLRPHSGGISVVSTSLRNSLDAFIDLTIVYPTENPSFLDLMSGKIRKLKVFIDVIPREQVPIEENEQFAPMSKKMKRWVDERWALKDALIEKEMSTK; encoded by the coding sequence TTGGGATTAATCATAGCATACATTTTGTTTTTATTAAATTTACTTTGGATCATTCCTACAATGTATCCTCTTTATATTTGGAAACTATTGACGACTGGTTCCGTAAGAAGATTTGGTGATCGTTTGCTCGTGAAAGTAGGAGAGGCTTGGATCGAAAATAATTATCGAATCTCTCGTTTTTTATATGGTGTCCAATTTGAAGTAGTGGGTGAAAATTTTAAGAATCTGAATACAAATGGAAGTTATATGATTATTTGTAACCACCAATCATGGTCGGATATTTATATCATCCAATCAGTTTTAAACAGAAAAATTCCTCTCATTCGTTTTTTCATCAAAGATTCTTTAAAATATGTACCTGTTCTCGGACATGCTTGGCTCGCATTAGATTTTCCTTTTGTAAAACGTAGTAGTCGCGAACAACTGAAAAAAAATCCAGAACTTGCCACAAAAGATTTGGAGAATGTTAAAAAAGTTTGTGAAAAGTTCAATGGAATGCCTTTTTCAATTTTGAACTTTTTGGAAGGCCATAGACGGACACCTGAGCGAATGGCAAAGTTATTAAAGAAAAATCCTTACAAACATTTACTTCGTCCACATAGCGGCGGGATTTCTGTGGTTTCCACTTCATTAAGAAATTCGCTTGATGCTTTTATTGATCTAACTATTGTTTATCCTACTGAAAACCCAAGTTTTTTGGATTTGATGTCTGGTAAAATTCGAAAGTTAAAAGTTTTTATTGATGTGATTCCAAGAGAACAAGTGCCCATCGAAGAAAACGAACAATTTGCTCCAATGTCAAAGAAAATGAAACGTTGGGTGGATGAACGTTGGGCATTAAAGGATGCTTTGATTGAAAAGGAGATGAGTACTAAATGA
- a CDS encoding sensor histidine kinase, with the protein MWQFHPYSVLLFLAFSFNLGLGLFVLKSFRLNLVKYLLILVFGSMVWTGFYGLDFVYISTNLHRTFISLLYVGVAIANVGMVLVSIEFTNNQHLLTKRFWVLLLLQPLFTVAVCVLDPIFKTLTLDTYLINVDGRIQWIQETNLGGFIASYLLSFFWSVFVALLLIRGIFISKSTERNRYLLILISFLFIWVTAILHKMGIRPLPGMNITAVMCTMQAIMIFFAIGYYRMFDLVPLVRSEIVDELDEAVVILDFNHRVVDWNSSAENLFCVKDKNVALLPHQVFFQHTPELISKLDNLSIKKTITKWIWEKDSKYWEVTAKQIRDSNRKKIGMVLVFRDNTEQRNLEKQMANVNRELLVANGTKDRFLSIISHDLRGPLAGIKMLLKVLNEDMKKKEDALAGMTQSLLDATESVFSLLENLLEWSKLQRGQEEFRPNFYRLDSIVLECLDLFALSAKNKDIHFETKIPNHAMVYCDDRMIITVMRNLISNALKFSHQNGNIEISAIDTGYHWMVSVKDFGVGMSKTTIDKLFKPGEVIKSVGTQGETGNGIGLLLCSEFVTVNGGTLTADSDGMSGSIFQFSLPKKENEEILV; encoded by the coding sequence TTGTGGCAATTCCATCCATATAGTGTACTTCTATTCCTAGCATTTAGCTTCAATCTTGGATTGGGGCTATTTGTATTAAAATCCTTTCGACTCAATTTAGTTAAATATTTATTAATCTTAGTTTTTGGTTCCATGGTTTGGACTGGATTCTATGGACTTGATTTTGTTTACATAAGTACGAACTTACACCGAACATTCATTAGTTTGTTGTATGTAGGTGTTGCCATTGCCAATGTTGGTATGGTATTAGTCTCAATAGAGTTTACAAACAACCAACATTTACTCACAAAACGATTCTGGGTACTTTTATTACTTCAGCCTTTATTTACTGTAGCTGTGTGTGTACTCGATCCTATCTTTAAAACTTTAACACTTGATACATATCTCATTAATGTAGATGGGCGTATCCAGTGGATCCAAGAAACAAATTTAGGTGGTTTTATCGCCTCTTACTTACTCTCTTTTTTTTGGTCAGTATTTGTTGCCTTACTCCTCATTAGAGGAATTTTTATCTCAAAATCGACAGAACGTAACCGTTATCTATTAATCCTGATTTCATTTTTGTTTATTTGGGTAACTGCAATTTTGCATAAAATGGGTATTCGTCCATTGCCTGGAATGAATATAACTGCTGTTATGTGTACTATGCAGGCAATCATGATATTTTTTGCAATTGGATATTATCGAATGTTTGATTTGGTACCACTTGTAAGAAGTGAAATTGTAGATGAACTTGATGAGGCTGTAGTCATTTTAGATTTTAATCATCGAGTCGTAGATTGGAATAGTTCGGCAGAAAACTTATTTTGTGTAAAAGATAAGAATGTAGCCTTGCTCCCTCACCAAGTTTTTTTCCAACATACTCCAGAACTCATTTCAAAATTGGACAATTTGTCCATTAAAAAGACAATCACCAAGTGGATATGGGAAAAAGATTCGAAGTATTGGGAAGTCACTGCAAAGCAGATTCGAGATTCAAATCGGAAAAAAATTGGGATGGTGCTTGTTTTCCGTGATAATACTGAACAAAGAAATTTAGAAAAACAAATGGCAAACGTGAACCGTGAGCTTCTTGTTGCAAATGGAACCAAAGATCGATTTTTATCGATCATCTCACATGATTTACGTGGTCCTCTGGCAGGCATAAAAATGTTGCTCAAAGTTTTAAACGAGGACATGAAGAAAAAAGAAGATGCATTAGCAGGAATGACACAATCTTTACTTGATGCAACAGAATCTGTTTTTTCTCTTTTGGAAAATCTTTTAGAATGGTCTAAGTTACAAAGAGGGCAAGAGGAATTTAGACCAAATTTTTACCGATTGGATTCTATTGTTTTGGAATGCCTTGATTTATTTGCTTTAAGTGCAAAAAATAAAGACATTCATTTTGAGACCAAAATTCCAAATCATGCGATGGTGTATTGTGATGATCGAATGATCATTACTGTGATGCGAAATTTAATCTCCAATGCATTGAAGTTTAGCCATCAAAATGGCAATATTGAAATTTCTGCAATTGATACCGGTTACCATTGGATGGTTTCTGTTAAAGATTTTGGTGTTGGAATGTCTAAAACTACGATCGATAAATTATTTAAACCAGGCGAAGTGATCAAATCAGTTGGTACCCAAGGGGAAACTGGGAATGGAATTGGACTTCTCTTGTGTTCTGAATTTGTAACGGTTAATGGTGGTACATTAACAGCTGATAGTGATGGAATGTCAGGGTCTATTTTTCAATTTAGTCTCCCAAAAAAGGAAAACGAGGAAATTCTAGTATGA